The genomic stretch CCGAAACCGTAGTGCGCGTCGAAGCCCTCGCCCACCACCTTCACGTGCGGGGCGAACGCCAGCGCGCGCGAGGCGTCCGACAACAGGCGGTCGTCGTACAGCGCCGCGTCCCAGCGCGCCAGGTCGTCGATGCTCGAATAGATGCCGCCATCGCCCAGTACCGCGCTGGTCGAACTCTGGTCGGTGCGCTGCCAGCGGCCGTCGATCTCGCTGTGGCCGAAGGCCCGGTGCGACACCTCCGGCCCCCCGGCCACGTAGGCCAGGCTGCCGTCCATGCCCAGCGGCTGGAAGATGCGGCTGCGCAGGAAGTCCGGATAGGCCATGCCCGAGGCACGCTCCACGACCAGCGCCAGCAGCGCATAGCCGCTGTTGCTGTAGCGGTAGGCGCTGCCCGGCGCGAAGTACAGGCGGTTTTCCTTTTCCAGCAACGCCAGCACCCCGGCGTCACGGATCTGCCCGTCGTACGGCTCCTGCATCAGGTCTTCGTAGTCCACCAGCCCCGAGGTGTGGGTCAGCAGTTGGCGCAAGGTGATCGCGGCGGCGGCGTCCGGAAGCGGCGGCAACCATTTGCGCGCCCGGTCATCGATGGACAGCCTGCCGTCCTGTGCCAGCAGCAGGATCGCGGCGGCGGTGAACTGCTTGCTGACCGACGCCAGCCGGTAAGCAGTGGCCGGGCCGGCTTCGATGTCGCGCGCCAGCTCAGCGCGGCCATAACCGCGCGCCACCACCGCCGCGCCGTCCTTCAGCACCAGCAGGGAGGCGCCGGGCGCTTCGCCCTCATAGCGTTGCATCAGCGCATCGATGGCGGCGTCGCGGGTCGGGGGCGCGGTCACGGGCACGTCGTAATACCGGTCGGGGGAAGGTTCCGGATCGAGGCGGAAATGCCACCACTCCTCGGGCAGGTTGGCGAAACCCTCGGCCGCCATCGCATCGCGCAGCCGGTGGCGGTTGGCGCGCTGGACGGCGCTGACCTCGGCACTGTCGGTATTCGCGCGGGTGCCGAAGAAGTCGAAGGCGGTGCCCATGTCCAGCGGCGTACACGCGGCGCCCCGGGCGTCGCACTGCAGCAGGGTCAGGTCGACGGTGCCGCCGCGGCTGTGCCCGGAGACAGGTGCGATGTAGACGCCACGCAGCTGCGGCTTGTCGAGGTCGGGATAGAACTCGGCCTTGGTGCGGGTATCGGCCGCATCGTCCATCCAGCGCACGAACTGCGCTACCGCGCGCGCCGGGCGGTAGCAGTCGTACACGCGCAGGCGCTGGTGCTGCTTGCGCAGCGAAGCTTCCACCCGCGCCAGCGCTTGCGCGGCTTCGCGCTTGAGCCAGCAGCGGGGCGCCAGGTAGCCGTCGATGGGCACGCCGACGAAGTTGTGGCTGCCGGCGTAGCGGATCTCCTGCGACAGGTCCGGCACCAGCGTGCGGATGTCCACCAGCCCCGCCTCGTCCATGCTGCGCGCGGGCGACAGCACCGGCGGTTCGCCGGCACGCAGCGGCGCAACACAGGCCAGCAGCGCCGCCAGCAGCAATGCCCTACTCACAGCCGCGCTCCCGCACGAAGGCCAAGTCCTCGTAGTCGGAACTGAAATCACCATCGGGATTGAGCTTGGCCATGTGCAACCGGGCCTTGCCGCCCTCGCGGGAGAATGCCAGCCACGCGTTTTCGTCCACCGCCTCGTCGTCCCAGACCAGCAGGTGCCGGTCGTCGAGGCGGCTGATCCGGCCATGCATCTTCGGCGACTTGGCGGCGCGCCATTCCACCGCCTCGCCGACCGCGCAGATCCGCACCTCGCCGAACCACGGGTCGCGCCAGACGCCCAACCATTCACGCAGCTCGCTCGCGGAAACCGGCTGACGCCGGGCGATGTCAGGCAAGGCAGGCTTCGACGCCGCGGCCGGCGGCGGCGTGGCCAGCGCGTCAGCATAGCCAGCCACGCCCAGAGACTTTTCCGGGGCAGTGAACAGCTTGAGCAGCGCGGTGCCCAACACCGTGCGCGCGCTGCCGCCGTCGCCGTTGATCATGAACACGAAGCCGGACTTGCGATCCGGCAACAGCATCATCATCGAATACATGCCGCCCAGCGTCCCGGTGTGCGAGACCGTCCACTCGCCGTCCACGTCGGCCAGGCGGAAGCCATAGGCATAGGCGTAGTAATGGGTGTTATCCCACTGCCGCTTGAGCCGCGAGATCGGCATCGGCGTGCGCGCCTTCCACATCTCCGCGCGCTGCGCCTCGCCCAGCCACGCCTTCTGCGCATCGGTCGGCGCCAGCCAGCTGTTGGCCCAGACCAGCATGTCGTCCAGCGTGCAGCGGATGCCGCCGGCTGGCGCGGAAGCAATCGCGGGAATGATGTCGGCATCACCGCGGGTGCGCACGATCGCATCGCCATCGCGCCCGTGCGGCTGCGCCACGCTGCCGGCGTCCTTCAGGGCGAACTCACCCACCCGGCAGCCGGACAATCCCAGCGGGGCGAATAGCTCGTGCCGCACCAGTTCCTCGTAGGACGCGCCGCCTGCCGCGGCAGCCACCTGCCCCGCCACCACGTACAGCAGGTTGTCGTAGGCATAGCCGGCGCGGAAGCCGTAGGCCGGCTTGATGTGGCGCAGCCCGCGCACGATGTCGTCGCGGGTGAAATGATTGGGTTCCGGCCACAGCATCAGGTCGCCGCCGCCTTCGGGCAGGCCGCTGTTGTGCACCAGCAGGTCGCTGACCGTCATGTGCGCGGTGACCCACGGGTCATGCATCGCGAACGCCGTCAGGTGCTTCACCACGGGATCATCCCACTGCAACTTGCCCTGCTGCACCAGCCGCGCCAGCACCGCCGCGGTCATCGCCTTGCTGTTGGAGGCGATCTTGAACAGGGTCTTGTCCGTCACCGGATCGCCGCTGCCATGCACGGTTTCGCCGTAGCCGCGGGCGAAGACCACCTTGCCGTCTTCGATCACGCCCACCGCGATGCCCGGCAGCCTGTAGCGGGCGATGACCTGGCGCACGGTGGCGTCGATGGCCTGCGGGTCCGGCCCTGCCGGCGCTGCGGCGGATGCGGCGGCCGGCAGCAGCAGGGCCAGCAACAGGACAAGGGCGGGCTTCATGCGCTTTTCCATTCGTTCGCGGGGCGTTCGTCGGCGATCATCGCATCGAAATCCTGGCGCTTGCGGATCACCGCGTAGCGGCCATCCTCCACCAGCACTTCCGCCGCCAGCGGGCGCGAGTTGTAGGTCGATGCCATTGACGCGCCATAGGCGCCGGCGCCGAGGATGGCGACCAGGTCGCCGGCCTCGCAGCGCGGCATGTCGCGCTGCCGGGCGAAGGTGTCGCCGGTTTCGCAGACCGGCCCGACAACGTCGTAGGCCACCTGCTCGCGGCCGGCATCGCCGCCGACCCGCACGATGTCATGCCAGGCGTCGTACAGGCTGGGCCGCAGCAGGTCGTTCATGCCCGCGTCCAGCATCAGGAAGCGGCGCGCGCGGCCCTGCTTTTCCAGCACCACGCGGGTCAGCAGCAGCCCGGCTTCGGCCATCAGCCAGCGACCCGGCTCCACCAGGATGCGTCCGCCGAAACCGGCCAGCGCTTCGCGGATCGCGGCCGCGTATTCAGCCGCCTCCGGCGCCACTTCGCCATCGCGGTAGCGCACGCCAAGGCCGCCACCGACATCGATGCTGGCGATGGCATGGCCGGCGGCTTCCAGCTCCCGCCAGAACGCGGCCATCCGCTGCAGCGCCTCGCGCACCGGCTGCAGGCTCAGCAATTGCGAGCCGATGTGCATATGCAGTCCGTCCAGGCGCAGGTTCGGCCACTGCGCGGCGCCGTCGAACCACGCCCGCGCCTCCTCCGTCGGCACGCCGAACTTGTTCTCCGCCTTGCCGGTGGAGATCTTGGCGTGGGTGAGCGCGTCCACGTCGGGATTGATCCGCACCGACGCCACCGCGACGCATCCGCGGGCGGCCGCGATGCGCTGGATGGCATCAAGCTCCGCACGCGACTCCACGTTGAAACGGCCGATCCCCGCGGCCAGCGCCGCGTCGATCTCCGCGTCGGTCTTGCCGACCCCGGAAAACACGATGTCGTCCGCGGCGATGCCCGCGCGCAACGCGCGTTCCATCTCGCCACCGGAAACGATGTCCGCACCCGCGCCTTCGGCTGCCAGCAGCCGTAGGATCGCGCCGTTGCCGTTGGCCTTGACCGCGTAGCGGATGCCGGCATCCAGCCCCGCCAGCGCATCGCGCAGTGCGCGAACGCGCCCGCGGATCGCCGGCGCCGAATACACGTAAAGCGGCGTACCTTCGCGCGCCGCCAGCGTCGCCAGCGCCACGCCCTCGACCGTACCCGTTGTCGCGTCCATCCAGCGCACTTCCGTTCTGTTCAAAAAAAATGGCGGCCCGGCTAGGGCCGCCTCCAGGGGGAACCGCAAATCAAACAGGGATGCAGCGCAGGGATCAGAAGTTCCAGGTCATGACCAGCTGCGAGTAGCGCGGCGACTGCCAGCGGGTACCGGTACCGAACAGCGCGCGCTTCACGCCCGGACCCTTCTCGTAGCGGGCGCGCACGTTGATCACTTCCTGCTCGTTCAACAGGTTGAAGACCGACAGGCGCACCTTCAGGTCCACGCCGGGCACCGGCAGGGTCCAGGTCACGTTGGCGCCGAGGTTGTAGATCCACGGCATGCGGCCGAACTCGCCGCGCGGCGTCTGCCTGAACACGCGCTCGTTCCACGCCTTGTCGCAGTTCTGCACGCACAGCCAGCCGGAACCGCCACCAGACCCTTCGGTCACGAAACTGCCCGCACCAAGGCTGTCATCCGGCCAGGCCACGCCAAACGCGGTAATCGGACCGCCCGAGAGCGCCGAGAAGGTGGCACCGAACGACCACATCTCGTTGAGCTTGTAGGCGCCGCGCAGCTTGATCTGGTGGCGATGGTCGTTGAACAGGTCGCCGTAGCGCTCGTTGTTGGCCGGGTGGTCCCAGTGCTGGACCATGCCGGTGTCGCCATAGTTGGTATCGGAGTTGACCGGGCCCTCATGGTTGCCCTCCGACTTCGACCACAGGTACGAGGCATTGAACGCCCACTTGTCGTCCCAGGCGCGGTCGATCTGGAACTCCAGCGCCTTGTAGGTGCGCTTGGGCTGGGAGTAGCCGATGACCTCACCGCTGCCGCCCTTCCTGTAGCCGTCCTTGGAGGTATCGATGGTGATCCAGCCGTCGGTGGCACAGCCCATCGCCTTGGTGCCCCAGATCGTCAGCTTGTCGCCGGGGTTGCCGATCGGCCACAGGGTGCCGGTGGGACCACACGGGGTATGGTTGATGCGGATGTCATCCATCGCATTCGGCATGCGCCGATAGGTCGCATTGACGCCCCACGACCAGGCCTGGTTGATCATCTGCTGGAAGCCGAGGATCGCCTCGTCCTGGTAGACCGCCTCGAGATCGCGGTCCACGCTCTGGCGCAGGTCCGCCACCGACAGGTTGTAGGAGTCATCGACCGCACCGATCTGGTTGCCCAGAATCGGTTCCATGTAGGCCGAACCGGTCACCGGATTGGTGGCGGCACGCCAACCGCCCAACGCGTAGAACGTGCGCTCGTCGATCAGGCCACCGGCGAAGTTGTAGTTGATGATGTTGGTGACCGGCAGGTAGTAGCGACCGAGGTTGCCGAACAACTTGCTGGTGCCATCGCCCCGCATGTCCCAGGAGAAGCCGAGGCGCGGCGAAACCAGATTGTCGATCTTGATGAAGCTGGTGCCCGCCGCGGTCTTGTTGTCGAAGCTGTCCACGCGCACGCCGAGGTTCAGCACGAAGCTGGGCGTGATGTTCCAGACATCCTCGAGGTAGTAGGCGTTGGCGGTGGTCTCGAACACGCCGCCATCGACGCGACGACGGCCCATCACGATCGCATTGACGCCGGTGGGGACGGTGGAGCCGTTGTCCAGCACTGCGCCTGGGGTGGCGCCGAACACCGTGTAGCGCATCCCGGTGGTGCCGGGGTAGCGGGTGGTCCGATCGGTGACCATCTCCTCGCGGTCCATGCCGAAGCGCAGCAGGTGGTCACCCAGCGCCCATTCGAAATCCAGGCGGGCCACCTTGCGCTCGTCGAAGTGGCGGACCACGGAAGCGGAGCTGCTGGGATGGCAGCTGACCGCGGGCTTGCCCATCGCGTTGTAGGCGGTGTTGTAGCTGCTGTCGATCAACACCTGCGCGCACTGGGTGTCGGCCGGCGAATACACCAGGCTGCTGCTGCGGTTGATGCCGTACATCGCCTTGGCGGTGAAGTTCTGCCCGAAGTGCCCGGTATAGGTCATCGAGCCGTTCTTGCCGCCGCCTTCGGAGGTGGAAGTGCCGGTGAAGGCACCAACCGTGGCGGTCCCGTAGTCGTAGCCGTAGGCGTCGGTGCCGGTATCGCCCTCGTCGGAGAACGCGAGCAGTTCCAGGTGGTGGTCGTCGTTGATGTTCCAGTCCAGCTTGGTGCCCCAGAAGCCGTTGTCGGACTTGCTGTCGCTCCAAGTGGTGCCGGCCGAATTGGTGTATCGCGAGGAGTTCTGGCGCTGTTCGTACATCGCGAAGATGAACAGCTTGTCCTTGATGATCGGACCCGAAGCCCAGACGTTGGCCTTCATGAAGCTGCTGCGATCGTGGTTGGCCCGGTAGGTCGCGGAGGACGGCTTGCCGTCACCGTCGATACCGTCGAACTGGTGGTCGTCGGCTGCGGCGCGCCATGCGGAGGGCTCGAAGGTCGTCTCGATACCGGCCTTGAACTCGTTGCTGCCCGAGCGGGTGACCGCATTGATCACGCCGCCGGTGCTGCGGCCGAACTCGACCGAGTAGCCACCCGTCTTAACCTGGAATTCCTGGAAGAACGCGAACGGCGCTGCCGAGAAGCTTTGGCGACGGTAGAAGTCGGTGACGTTGAGGCCGTTGATGAAGACCGAGTTCTCGGCCACGGAGGAGCCGCCGAACGACATGCCGCCGAACGAGGAATTGCCGGTGATGACGCCGGGCGCGAGCAGCGCCACCGACGTCAGGTTCTGATCCACCGGCATGCGCGCGATTTCCTCGCGATTGACGTTGGTGGAGGTCTCGGTGGATTGAACGTCCACGCGGTTGACCACCCGCGAGCCGACAACCTGCACCGCATCGAGATTGGTCAGGTTGCCTTCGCTGCCGAGGTTGACCGTGGTGGTGCCGCCCAGCGACACGCTCACCGCCAGCGTCTGGCCCACGCCCTGCCCACCGCGCTTGACCTGCAGGCTGTAGTCGCCTACCGGCAGCTGGCTGACGCGGTAGCTGCCGTCGCTGCCGACGGTCACCGTGCGGCTGGCGCCGGTGGCGTTGTTGACCAGCACCACCTGGTCGCCGGCGCTGGCACGCCCCGCCACGGCACCGGTGGCGCTCTGCGCGAGGACCGGCGAGGCCGCCAGCGACGTGAGGCACAAGCCCATGGCGATACTGAGTACGGACTTGCGCAAATTGCGGGTGCTGCTCATAACCTCTCCCCGGTCGATGATTGGATTGTTCTGGATGCCGCGGCGTGCGGGATTCCCGCCCCTCTTCCGCCATCGGCAGCGACTGTCTTGGCTGTGTAACACGCAGCGAATGTATGGTCAATAATTTATTCTTGGCGTATAACAATCTCGAATCACATATTCCGCAGTGCACAATCCGCAGCATCGCCCGTACCGGTCATCACCCGGCGGCAGACAACCTCTTGAAGGAGTGGGAATGACATCCACGCGATCCACCCGCGCCGGAATGCCGGCCTTACGCATGCTAACCCTGGCGTTGGCGCTGGTGGCGATGCCAGGCATGGCGCGCACGCCGCAGACCACCCCGCTGCAGGTGCCTGCGCACGGCGTCATCGGCGTTGCGGACGCCCAGCTCAGCCCGGATTTCTGGATCGCCCGCAGCAAGGCGCCGGATGCACCGCTAATGACGCGCGCCGCCATCGACGCCCGCAACGCACGGCTGCTGCGCGAGGACACGTCGATGCACGACCTGACCGCGTTGCCGGCAACGCTGGCGCGCACGCAGGTGGCCGGCTGGATCACCGGACTGGCCTCGCCGCCGACGCGCGCGCTCTGGGATGAGGCCGGCAATCCAGTGGCGAGGACCGCCCTTGATGCCATCGTCGCCAACCGCGCGCTCGACGCCATCCCCGCCAGCCAGCCGACCCGCTTCGGCCTGGCCGTCCAGCGTGCCTCGCTGCGCGCCTTCCCGACGACTCTGCGCGTGTTCAACAGCAACGACGACGCCGACATCGACCGCTTCCAGGAAAGCGCGCTGTTCCCGGGCGACCCGGTGGTGATCGCGCATGCCAGCAGCGACGGCCAATGGCTGTTCGTGGTCAGCCCGCGCTACGCCGCGTGGGTGGAGGCCACGGCGATCGCCGAAGGCTCCCGCGACGCCGTGCTGGGCTACGGCCAGCGCGCGCCCTATCGGATCATCACCGGCGCCAAGCCGCGCACCGTGTTCACCCGCGAGGAGCCGCGCCTGTCGGAACTGCAGCTGGACATGGGCACGCGCGTGCCGCTGGCGCAGGCAGCGCCGGACCAGCCGGTCAACGGCCAGCACCCCTACAGCGCATGGACCCTGTCGCTGCCGGTGCGCAACGCCGACGGCCGGCTGGCGTTCGCGCCCGCACTGCTGCAGAAAATCGCCGACAGCCGCGCCGACTACCTGCCGCTGACCCGCGCCAACATCCTCCGCCAGGCCTTCAAGTTCCTCGGCGAACGCTACGGCTGGGGCCATTCGTACAACGGCCGCGACTGCAGCGGCTTCGTCTCCGACGTGTACCGCAGCATGGGCGTGCAGCTGCCGCGCAACACCGGCGACCAGGCGAAGAGCCCGGTGTTCGCGCGCACCAGCTTCGCGCCGGAGGACGGCCGGGACAAGCGCATGGCGGCGGTGAGGGCGATGCAGGTTGGCGATCTGATCTACATCCCCGGGCACGTGATGATGTACATCGGCGACATCGACGGCATGCCCTACGTGATCCACGACACCAACGGCGGCAGCTACCTCGGCGCCGACGGCAAGCCGCGTTCGCTCGGCCTCAACGGCGTTTCGGTCACCCCGCTGCTGCCGCTGCGCTTCGGCAAGGACCACGACTACGTCGACCGCATCACCAACATCGTCAAGGTGGCAGCCGCCCAATGAAGATCACTGACATCCGCTTCGGCATGCTGCGCGTGCCGCTGAAAACCCCGTTCAAGACCGCGCTGCGCACCGTCGAGCAGGTGGAGGACGTGGTGGTGATGGTGCACACCGACGATGGCCACGTGGGCTACGGCAGCGCACCCGCCACCGCGGTCATCACCGGCGACACCCACGGCTCCATCGTCGACGCCATCCGCCATTACATCGCGCCCCGCCTGATCGGCCACGAGATCGCCAACCTCAACCACCTCACCCACCTGGTGCAGGGCGCGATGGAGAAGAACACCAGCGCCAAGGCAGCGGTGGAGATCGCCCTGTACGACCTGTGGGGCCAGCTGTACCGCGCGCCGATCTACCAGCTGCTGGGCGGCGGCGACCCGGCCATCACCACCGACATCACCATCAGCGTGGACTACATCGACAAGATGGTGGCGGACTCGCTGGCGGCGGTGGAGCGCGGTTTCGAATCGCTGAAGATCAAGGTGGGCAAGGACATCGGTCTGGACATCGAGCGCACCAAGGCGATCCACGCCGCGGTGGAAGGCCGCGCCCTGCTGCGCCTCGACGCCAACCAGGGCTGGACCGCCAAGCAGGCGGTGTATGCGCTGCAGACGCTGGAGGACGCCGGGGTCAAGCTCGAGCTGGTCGAACAGCCGGTCAAGGCGCACGACCTGGCCGGCCTCCGCTACGTCACCGAGCGCGTGCACACCCCGGTGATGGCCGACGAAAGCGTGTTCGGCCCGCGCGAGGTGGTGGAGCTGATCCGCATGCGCGCCGCCGACATCGTCAACATCAAGCTGATGAAGACCGGTGGCATTTCCAACGCGGTCAAGATCGCCGATATTTGCAGCCTGTACGGGATCGACTGCATGATCGGCTGCATGCTTGAATCCAGTATCGGCGTGGCCGCAGCCGTGCACCT from Thermomonas sp. XSG encodes the following:
- a CDS encoding serine hydrolase; translation: MKPALVLLLALLLPAAASAAAPAGPDPQAIDATVRQVIARYRLPGIAVGVIEDGKVVFARGYGETVHGSGDPVTDKTLFKIASNSKAMTAAVLARLVQQGKLQWDDPVVKHLTAFAMHDPWVTAHMTVSDLLVHNSGLPEGGGDLMLWPEPNHFTRDDIVRGLRHIKPAYGFRAGYAYDNLLYVVAGQVAAAAGGASYEELVRHELFAPLGLSGCRVGEFALKDAGSVAQPHGRDGDAIVRTRGDADIIPAIASAPAGGIRCTLDDMLVWANSWLAPTDAQKAWLGEAQRAEMWKARTPMPISRLKRQWDNTHYYAYAYGFRLADVDGEWTVSHTGTLGGMYSMMMLLPDRKSGFVFMINGDGGSARTVLGTALLKLFTAPEKSLGVAGYADALATPPPAAASKPALPDIARRQPVSASELREWLGVWRDPWFGEVRICAVGEAVEWRAAKSPKMHGRISRLDDRHLLVWDDEAVDENAWLAFSREGGKARLHMAKLNPDGDFSSDYEDLAFVRERGCE
- a CDS encoding SH3 domain-containing protein; amino-acid sequence: MLTLALALVAMPGMARTPQTTPLQVPAHGVIGVADAQLSPDFWIARSKAPDAPLMTRAAIDARNARLLREDTSMHDLTALPATLARTQVAGWITGLASPPTRALWDEAGNPVARTALDAIVANRALDAIPASQPTRFGLAVQRASLRAFPTTLRVFNSNDDADIDRFQESALFPGDPVVIAHASSDGQWLFVVSPRYAAWVEATAIAEGSRDAVLGYGQRAPYRIITGAKPRTVFTREEPRLSELQLDMGTRVPLAQAAPDQPVNGQHPYSAWTLSLPVRNADGRLAFAPALLQKIADSRADYLPLTRANILRQAFKFLGERYGWGHSYNGRDCSGFVSDVYRSMGVQLPRNTGDQAKSPVFARTSFAPEDGRDKRMAAVRAMQVGDLIYIPGHVMMYIGDIDGMPYVIHDTNGGSYLGADGKPRSLGLNGVSVTPLLPLRFGKDHDYVDRITNIVKVAAAQ
- a CDS encoding TonB-dependent receptor, giving the protein MGLCLTSLAASPVLAQSATGAVAGRASAGDQVVLVNNATGASRTVTVGSDGSYRVSQLPVGDYSLQVKRGGQGVGQTLAVSVSLGGTTTVNLGSEGNLTNLDAVQVVGSRVVNRVDVQSTETSTNVNREEIARMPVDQNLTSVALLAPGVITGNSSFGGMSFGGSSVAENSVFINGLNVTDFYRRQSFSAAPFAFFQEFQVKTGGYSVEFGRSTGGVINAVTRSGSNEFKAGIETTFEPSAWRAAADDHQFDGIDGDGKPSSATYRANHDRSSFMKANVWASGPIIKDKLFIFAMYEQRQNSSRYTNSAGTTWSDSKSDNGFWGTKLDWNINDDHHLELLAFSDEGDTGTDAYGYDYGTATVGAFTGTSTSEGGGKNGSMTYTGHFGQNFTAKAMYGINRSSSLVYSPADTQCAQVLIDSSYNTAYNAMGKPAVSCHPSSSASVVRHFDERKVARLDFEWALGDHLLRFGMDREEMVTDRTTRYPGTTGMRYTVFGATPGAVLDNGSTVPTGVNAIVMGRRRVDGGVFETTANAYYLEDVWNITPSFVLNLGVRVDSFDNKTAAGTSFIKIDNLVSPRLGFSWDMRGDGTSKLFGNLGRYYLPVTNIINYNFAGGLIDERTFYALGGWRAATNPVTGSAYMEPILGNQIGAVDDSYNLSVADLRQSVDRDLEAVYQDEAILGFQQMINQAWSWGVNATYRRMPNAMDDIRINHTPCGPTGTLWPIGNPGDKLTIWGTKAMGCATDGWITIDTSKDGYRKGGSGEVIGYSQPKRTYKALEFQIDRAWDDKWAFNASYLWSKSEGNHEGPVNSDTNYGDTGMVQHWDHPANNERYGDLFNDHRHQIKLRGAYKLNEMWSFGATFSALSGGPITAFGVAWPDDSLGAGSFVTEGSGGGSGWLCVQNCDKAWNERVFRQTPRGEFGRMPWIYNLGANVTWTLPVPGVDLKVRLSVFNLLNEQEVINVRARYEKGPGVKRALFGTGTRWQSPRYSQLVMTWNF
- the lysA gene encoding diaminopimelate decarboxylase produces the protein MDATTGTVEGVALATLAAREGTPLYVYSAPAIRGRVRALRDALAGLDAGIRYAVKANGNGAILRLLAAEGAGADIVSGGEMERALRAGIAADDIVFSGVGKTDAEIDAALAAGIGRFNVESRAELDAIQRIAAARGCVAVASVRINPDVDALTHAKISTGKAENKFGVPTEEARAWFDGAAQWPNLRLDGLHMHIGSQLLSLQPVREALQRMAAFWRELEAAGHAIASIDVGGGLGVRYRDGEVAPEAAEYAAAIREALAGFGGRILVEPGRWLMAEAGLLLTRVVLEKQGRARRFLMLDAGMNDLLRPSLYDAWHDIVRVGGDAGREQVAYDVVGPVCETGDTFARQRDMPRCEAGDLVAILGAGAYGASMASTYNSRPLAAEVLVEDGRYAVIRKRQDFDAMIADERPANEWKSA
- a CDS encoding serine hydrolase domain-containing protein, translating into MPVTAPPTRDAAIDALMQRYEGEAPGASLLVLKDGAAVVARGYGRAELARDIEAGPATAYRLASVSKQFTAAAILLLAQDGRLSIDDRARKWLPPLPDAAAAITLRQLLTHTSGLVDYEDLMQEPYDGQIRDAGVLALLEKENRLYFAPGSAYRYSNSGYALLALVVERASGMAYPDFLRSRIFQPLGMDGSLAYVAGGPEVSHRAFGHSEIDGRWQRTDQSSTSAVLGDGGIYSSIDDLARWDAALYDDRLLSDASRALAFAPHVKVVGEGFDAHYGFGWRITGDTLWHSGETIGFRNVIVRWPAQRLTVVLLSNRNDPEPYRTALEIGALFLGD
- a CDS encoding dipeptide epimerase: MKITDIRFGMLRVPLKTPFKTALRTVEQVEDVVVMVHTDDGHVGYGSAPATAVITGDTHGSIVDAIRHYIAPRLIGHEIANLNHLTHLVQGAMEKNTSAKAAVEIALYDLWGQLYRAPIYQLLGGGDPAITTDITISVDYIDKMVADSLAAVERGFESLKIKVGKDIGLDIERTKAIHAAVEGRALLRLDANQGWTAKQAVYALQTLEDAGVKLELVEQPVKAHDLAGLRYVTERVHTPVMADESVFGPREVVELIRMRAADIVNIKLMKTGGISNAVKIADICSLYGIDCMIGCMLESSIGVAAAVHLAVAKSDVISKVDLDGPSLCRFDPVQSGVVFNESEISVTDAPGLGIRHIEGLAPAHDLAA